In Macrobrachium nipponense isolate FS-2020 chromosome 15, ASM1510439v2, whole genome shotgun sequence, a single genomic region encodes these proteins:
- the LOC135194971 gene encoding ataxin-2 homolog isoform X6 gives MQSVGALVGLPVLIQTKTNDTIEGVFTTFSPNFDLVLDMAHPVTRSDSTINPETIKRKMIFSSSDIVTIKVNNVDLDYATKDGFAVDQVISRFNGQVTERPLEPWQGDANAEDNIALGEESSVSGNGWDVDDMFRKNEEKYGVTTSYTPEMEGYTTPLNRRNTREYREREAKAQRIAAEIMSSPATQVRSEAENGDEEDRYSAVLRPADQAASGGGGGGGGGGGGGGGGGGGGGSASKYVPPMLRKKNQNTGKLMRLTSPPGPGSRYSGSNPTTPTSPSCTGPPPVSSGSHSPIGGPNGPGGASPGYPPQQGPPPTHSPSPAANPPLHRHNSHSHPNDSKVNGDAKGSYDRRNHHDNSLNDPARENHHNDTCSKPDHHSRQHHNEGPPQKGQQKPPPAQHQQHQGHMPPMGQGDHRKQEPREQREPRKQRTNKEEQIADLKKFSQDFKLSEQAEKKAQSQQHHPAAPQQQLQQQSEPQQPPPQVSQQQPQPPQQQQQQQQPPQQQQQQQQQQQPSPPQHVQQPPPQPRQQAPVQPQPQSLPQPQQQPPPPSQPPQQQAPPQQPPPPQQPLPPQPQQQQPSPQQPQQQPHMAPQPPQQRQTPPVSTPVPQGPPQSVAPTSHHPQNTPAMTMSPVPEVSKAHEEPDKMSTVTNSKLNPNAKEFIFNPNAKPFSPRSPSTTTPPRPHTPQTPQIPTNQPPQMPGGAPSVGFQQAAMVSAYVMASQPYPTQHQPPRFTKRLPLGSNQRPEFTSQMQVAAATGQPILAPPPMNTQPQALTTVQIPQNMLAQAPQPYQQYPGMPMMLRFPHAGMQMVTAVVPTSMGILSQATDSQQQSQQHSHQTMYMAPSSIPPHQPHPAHTPGPGPQPTQPPTPQNPGGGGGPPTMPTQPPTPGPTPPQPLLYSQIGHPSLPQHIPQHCPHTAQSPHAHQYPGQNAAVAAAAAAAAAGGHHGAPGQQMAAQIVMLPPNIAAAGPQMMHPSGPPPHSATAHIPSSMAGSFTPTSSTGVQHMASAPHIQYLQAGYPTSYERPKMRKLKYPHYYASLTTLR, from the exons ATGCAGTCGGTTGGCGCTTTAGTAGGCCTCCCAGTTTTG attcAAACAAAAACCAATGACACTATTGAAGGTGTGTTTACAACATTTAGTCCCAATTTTGACCTGGTGTTAGACATGGCACACCCAGTCACCAGGTCTGATTCCACCATCAACCCTGAGACCATCAAACGGAAGAtgattttctcttctagtgataTTGTAACTATAAAAGTCAACAATGTGGATCTAGATTATGCTACCAAAG ACGGGTTCGCAGTAGATCAGGTTATTAGTCGTTTTAACGGTCAAGTAACTGAACGACCATTAGAGCCTTGGCAAGGGGATGCCAATGCTGAGGACAATATAGCCCTTGGAGAGGAAAGCTCGGTGAGTGGG AATGGGTGGGATGTCGATGATATGTTtcgtaaaaatgaagaaaaatacggTGTGACAACTTCTTACACGCCTGAAATGGAAGGATACACTACCCCTTTGAATAGGCGTAATACTCGTGAATATAGAGAAAGAGAAGCTAAGGCACAAAGAATTGCAGCAGAGATCATGAGCTCTCCAGCCACACAGGTGCGATCAGAAGCAGAGAATGGAGACGAGGAAGATAG GTATTCAGCTGTTTTAAGGCCTGCTGATCAGGCAGCAAgtggtggaggtggtggtggaggcGGTGGTGGtggcgggggaggaggaggaggaggaggaggaggtagtgcTTCCAAGTATGTTCCCCCAATGCTGAGAAAGAAGAATCAGAACACTGGGAAATTGATGCGTTTAACTTCTCCTCCTGGTCCGGGTAGCCGTTACAGTGGCTCTAATCCGACGACACCAACCTCGCCTTCATGCACTGGACCACCACCAGTGTCCTCAGGTAGTCACAGTCCCATTGGGGGTCCCAATGGCCCAGGGGGAGCCTCTCCTGGATATCCCCCTCAACAGGGGCCGCCACCAACCCACAGCCCCTCACCAGCTGCTAATCCACCACTCCACCGTCATAATTCCCATTCACACCCTAATGACTCGAAGGTTAATGGAGATGCCAAAGGGTCTTATG ATCGGCGAAATCATCACGATAATTCACTAAATGACCCTGCTAGAGAAAATCACCACAATGACACTTGTAGCAAGCCGGACCACCATAGCCGTCAGCACCACAATGAAGGCCCGCCTCAGAAAGGCCAGCAGAAACCCCCTCCAGCTCAGCACCAGCAGCACCAAGGTCACATGCCTCCCATGGGCCAGGGGGATCATCGCAAGCAAGAACCCCGGGAGCAGCGGGAGCCGAGGAAGCAGCGTACGAACAAAGAGGAGCAGATTGCGGATCTGAAGAAGTTCAGCCAAGATTTCAAGCTTTCAGAGCAGGCTGAGAAAAAAGCACAAAGCCAACAACACCATCCAGCGGCTCCACAACAGCAGCTGCAGCAGCAATCGGAACCACAGCAGCCACCTCCGCAAGTATCGCAACAGCAACCACAACctccacagcagcagcagcagcagcagcaacccccacagcaacaacaacagcaacagcagcagcagcagccatccCCACCCCAGCATGTCCAGCAACCACCCCCTCAACCCCGACAGCAAGCACCTGTGCAGCCACAGCCACAGTCTCTCCCCCAGCCACAGCAGCAACCACCACCACCTTCACAACCACCACAACAGCAGGCACCTCCCCAACAACCACCTCCGCCTCAGCAGCCTCTACCTCCCCAGCCCCAGCAACAGCAACCATCTCCTCAGCAACCACAGCAGCAACCACACATGGCCCCACAACCTCCACAGCAAAGACAAACCCCTCCAGTTTCTACACCTGTGCCTCAGGGTCCTCCGCAGAGTGTTGCTCCAACTTCGCATCACCCTCAGAACACTCCTGCCATGACTATGAGCCCTGTGCCAGAAGTGAGCAAAGCACATGAGGAACCCGACAAGATGTCTACTGTTACCAATTCGAAGTTGAATCCCAATGccaaggaatttatttttaatccCAATGCCAAACCATTTAGTCCC agatcACCAAGCACAACAACACCACCAAGGCCTCACACACCGCAAACACCCCAAATTCCTACAAACCAACCCCCGCAGATGCCTGGCGGAGCTCCTTCTGTTGGTTTCCAGCAAGCCGCTATGGTGTCTGCTTATGTGATGGCCTCCCAGCCTTACCCAACGCAGCATCAGCCTCCAAGATTTACTAAGAGAC TTCCACTAGGTAGCAATCAGCGTCCAGAGTTCACTTCACAGATGCAAGTTGCTGCTGCAACAGGTCAGCCTATACTGGCCCCACCACCCATGAACACTCAACCTCAGGCACTTACGACAGTGCAGATTCCACAAAACATGTTGGCTCAAGCACCTCAGCCTTATCAG caATACCCAGGTATGCCCATGATGTTAAGATTCCCGCATGCTGGCATGCAGATGGTGACAGCAGTGGTGCCAACATCTATGGGCATTCTAAGCCAAGCAACTGACTCTCAGCAGCAGTCTCAGCAACACAGTCACCAaacaatgtatatggccccgagcagTATACCACCACACCAGCCACATCCAGCTCATACTCCAGGCCCTGGTCCACAGCCCACACAGCCACCTACCCCGCAGAATCCAGGAGGGGGTGGAGGACCTCCAACTATGCCAACGCAGCCTCCAACTCCAGGACCCACTCCACCACAGCCACTGTTATATTCTCAAATAGGCCATCCATCTTTGCCTCAGCATATACCACAACATTGCCCTCATACAGCCCAGTCTCCCCATGCGCATCAATATCCAGGTCAGAATGCAGctgtggcagcagcagcagctgctgctgctgccggaGGACATCATGGGGCACCAGGCCAACAGATGGCTGCTCAAATTGTGATGCTTCCTCCTAACATTGCCGCTGCAGGGCCTCAGATGATGCATCCCTCAGGGCCACCCCCACATTCAGCTACAGCACACATTCCCTCCTCCATGGCGGGGAGTTTCACACCTACGTCGTCAACGGGTGTACAGCACATGGCCTCGGCGCCTCATATACAATATCTACAAG CTGGCTATCCAACTTCTTATGAGAGAcctaaaatgagaaaattaaagtACCCACATTATTATGCCTCGTTGACCACACTACGTTAA
- the LOC135194971 gene encoding ataxin-2 homolog isoform X4: MNNAARPRKNRTSSARGGRGKGVDRQIPTDGVYTNHRFMQSVGALVGLPVLIQTKTNDTIEGVFTTFSPNFDLVLDMAHPVTRSDSTINPETIKRKMIFSSSDIVTIKVNNVDLDYATKDGFAVDQVISRFNGQVTERPLEPWQGDANAEDNIALGEESSVSGNGWDVDDMFRKNEEKYGVTTSYTPEMEGYTTPLNRRNTREYREREAKAQRIAAEIMSSPATQVRSEAENGDEEDRYSAVLRPADQAASGGGGGGGGGGGGGGGGGGGGGSASKYVPPMLRKKNQNTGKLMRLTSPPGPGSRYSGSNPTTPTSPSCTGPPPVSSGSHSPIGGPNGPGGASPGYPPQQGPPPTHSPSPAANPPLHRHNSHSHPNDSKVNGDAKGSYDRRNHHDNSLNDPARENHHNDTCSKPDHHSRQHHNEGPPQKGQQKPPPAQHQQHQGHMPPMGQGDHRKQEPREQREPRKQRTNKEEQIADLKKFSQDFKLSEQAEKKAQSQQHHPAAPQQQLQQQSEPQQPPPQVSQQQPQPPQQQQQQQQPPQQQQQQQQQQQPSPPQHVQQPPPQPRQQAPVQPQPQSLPQPQQQPPPPSQPPQQQAPPQQPPPPQQPLPPQPQQQQPSPQQPQQQPHMAPQPPQQRQTPPVSTPVPQGPPQSVAPTSHHPQNTPAMTMSPVPEVSKAHEEPDKMSTVTNSKLNPNAKEFIFNPNAKPFSPRSPSTTTPPRPHTPQTPQIPTNQPPQMPGGAPSVGFQQAAMVSAYVMASQPYPTQHQPPRFTKRLPLGSNQRPEFTSQMQVAAATGQPILAPPPMNTQPQALTTVQIPQNMLAQAPQPYQQYPGMPMMLRFPHAGMQMVTAVVPTSMGILSQATDSQQQSQQHSHQTMYMAPSSIPPHQPHPAHTPGPGPQPTQPPTPQNPGGGGGPPTMPTQPPTPGPTPPQPLLYSQIGHPSLPQHIPQHCPHTAQSPHAHQYPGQNAAVAAAAAAAAAGGHHGAPGQQMAAQIVMLPPNIAAAGPQMMHPSGPPPHSATAHIPSSMAGSFTPTSSTGVQHMASAPHIQYLQGTPGTHGHHVPIVRHSQ; the protein is encoded by the exons AGGTGGCCGTGGAAAAGGTGTAGACAGGCAAATACCTACTGATGGCGTTTACACGAACCACCGTTTCATGCAGTCGGTTGGCGCTTTAGTAGGCCTCCCAGTTTTG attcAAACAAAAACCAATGACACTATTGAAGGTGTGTTTACAACATTTAGTCCCAATTTTGACCTGGTGTTAGACATGGCACACCCAGTCACCAGGTCTGATTCCACCATCAACCCTGAGACCATCAAACGGAAGAtgattttctcttctagtgataTTGTAACTATAAAAGTCAACAATGTGGATCTAGATTATGCTACCAAAG ACGGGTTCGCAGTAGATCAGGTTATTAGTCGTTTTAACGGTCAAGTAACTGAACGACCATTAGAGCCTTGGCAAGGGGATGCCAATGCTGAGGACAATATAGCCCTTGGAGAGGAAAGCTCGGTGAGTGGG AATGGGTGGGATGTCGATGATATGTTtcgtaaaaatgaagaaaaatacggTGTGACAACTTCTTACACGCCTGAAATGGAAGGATACACTACCCCTTTGAATAGGCGTAATACTCGTGAATATAGAGAAAGAGAAGCTAAGGCACAAAGAATTGCAGCAGAGATCATGAGCTCTCCAGCCACACAGGTGCGATCAGAAGCAGAGAATGGAGACGAGGAAGATAG GTATTCAGCTGTTTTAAGGCCTGCTGATCAGGCAGCAAgtggtggaggtggtggtggaggcGGTGGTGGtggcgggggaggaggaggaggaggaggaggaggtagtgcTTCCAAGTATGTTCCCCCAATGCTGAGAAAGAAGAATCAGAACACTGGGAAATTGATGCGTTTAACTTCTCCTCCTGGTCCGGGTAGCCGTTACAGTGGCTCTAATCCGACGACACCAACCTCGCCTTCATGCACTGGACCACCACCAGTGTCCTCAGGTAGTCACAGTCCCATTGGGGGTCCCAATGGCCCAGGGGGAGCCTCTCCTGGATATCCCCCTCAACAGGGGCCGCCACCAACCCACAGCCCCTCACCAGCTGCTAATCCACCACTCCACCGTCATAATTCCCATTCACACCCTAATGACTCGAAGGTTAATGGAGATGCCAAAGGGTCTTATG ATCGGCGAAATCATCACGATAATTCACTAAATGACCCTGCTAGAGAAAATCACCACAATGACACTTGTAGCAAGCCGGACCACCATAGCCGTCAGCACCACAATGAAGGCCCGCCTCAGAAAGGCCAGCAGAAACCCCCTCCAGCTCAGCACCAGCAGCACCAAGGTCACATGCCTCCCATGGGCCAGGGGGATCATCGCAAGCAAGAACCCCGGGAGCAGCGGGAGCCGAGGAAGCAGCGTACGAACAAAGAGGAGCAGATTGCGGATCTGAAGAAGTTCAGCCAAGATTTCAAGCTTTCAGAGCAGGCTGAGAAAAAAGCACAAAGCCAACAACACCATCCAGCGGCTCCACAACAGCAGCTGCAGCAGCAATCGGAACCACAGCAGCCACCTCCGCAAGTATCGCAACAGCAACCACAACctccacagcagcagcagcagcagcagcaacccccacagcaacaacaacagcaacagcagcagcagcagccatccCCACCCCAGCATGTCCAGCAACCACCCCCTCAACCCCGACAGCAAGCACCTGTGCAGCCACAGCCACAGTCTCTCCCCCAGCCACAGCAGCAACCACCACCACCTTCACAACCACCACAACAGCAGGCACCTCCCCAACAACCACCTCCGCCTCAGCAGCCTCTACCTCCCCAGCCCCAGCAACAGCAACCATCTCCTCAGCAACCACAGCAGCAACCACACATGGCCCCACAACCTCCACAGCAAAGACAAACCCCTCCAGTTTCTACACCTGTGCCTCAGGGTCCTCCGCAGAGTGTTGCTCCAACTTCGCATCACCCTCAGAACACTCCTGCCATGACTATGAGCCCTGTGCCAGAAGTGAGCAAAGCACATGAGGAACCCGACAAGATGTCTACTGTTACCAATTCGAAGTTGAATCCCAATGccaaggaatttatttttaatccCAATGCCAAACCATTTAGTCCC agatcACCAAGCACAACAACACCACCAAGGCCTCACACACCGCAAACACCCCAAATTCCTACAAACCAACCCCCGCAGATGCCTGGCGGAGCTCCTTCTGTTGGTTTCCAGCAAGCCGCTATGGTGTCTGCTTATGTGATGGCCTCCCAGCCTTACCCAACGCAGCATCAGCCTCCAAGATTTACTAAGAGAC TTCCACTAGGTAGCAATCAGCGTCCAGAGTTCACTTCACAGATGCAAGTTGCTGCTGCAACAGGTCAGCCTATACTGGCCCCACCACCCATGAACACTCAACCTCAGGCACTTACGACAGTGCAGATTCCACAAAACATGTTGGCTCAAGCACCTCAGCCTTATCAG caATACCCAGGTATGCCCATGATGTTAAGATTCCCGCATGCTGGCATGCAGATGGTGACAGCAGTGGTGCCAACATCTATGGGCATTCTAAGCCAAGCAACTGACTCTCAGCAGCAGTCTCAGCAACACAGTCACCAaacaatgtatatggccccgagcagTATACCACCACACCAGCCACATCCAGCTCATACTCCAGGCCCTGGTCCACAGCCCACACAGCCACCTACCCCGCAGAATCCAGGAGGGGGTGGAGGACCTCCAACTATGCCAACGCAGCCTCCAACTCCAGGACCCACTCCACCACAGCCACTGTTATATTCTCAAATAGGCCATCCATCTTTGCCTCAGCATATACCACAACATTGCCCTCATACAGCCCAGTCTCCCCATGCGCATCAATATCCAGGTCAGAATGCAGctgtggcagcagcagcagctgctgctgctgccggaGGACATCATGGGGCACCAGGCCAACAGATGGCTGCTCAAATTGTGATGCTTCCTCCTAACATTGCCGCTGCAGGGCCTCAGATGATGCATCCCTCAGGGCCACCCCCACATTCAGCTACAGCACACATTCCCTCCTCCATGGCGGGGAGTTTCACACCTACGTCGTCAACGGGTGTACAGCACATGGCCTCGGCGCCTCATATACAATATCTACAAG GTACGCCCGGCACCCATGGTCACCATGTGCCCATCGTCCGCCATAGCCAATGA